The genomic stretch GTCGATCGAGCGGACGAGGGCGAGGCGGTCCTCGTGGCGGTCGTTCACGATCACCTTCCCCGCGCCGACCATCTTCGAGAGCTTCGCGTGCATCACGCCGATCGGGCCCGCGCCGACGATGAGGACGACGTCGCCGGGGCCGGTGCGCGCCTTCTCGTAGTTGTTGTAGACGCAGGAGAGGGGCTCCACCATCGCGGCGGCCGCGAAGCTGACGTGGTTGGGGATCGGGAAGAGGTTCCCCTGGAGGACGGCCTCGCGCGGGATGCGGACGTACTCGGCGAAGGCGCCGTGCTCGTGGATGCCGAGGGCGCGGTAGTCGGGATCGAGGTAGCCCTCGCCCGCGACGGTCAGCTCGGAGCTGACGGGATTGTAGTTCGGGGCGACGCAGACGCGCTGTCCGGCCTGGAGACCCCGGACCCCGGCCCCGACGCGGGCGATCGTCCCCGCCATCTCGTGGCCGATCACGAGGGGTTGGTCGGGCGTGGCGAAGGCGTGGCCGTTCTTCCACATGCGGATGTCGGTGCCGCAGATCGAGGCCCCGCCGGTGCGGATCAGGACTTCGCCCTCCCCGATCTGGGGTTCGGGCAGGGTGCCGAGGCGGAGGTCTTCTTTTTCGTAGAGGAGGGCGGCGTTCATGAAACGAGGGGTGAGGGGTGGGAGGGATTGGGTTCGGAACGGGTCGGTCGGCGCATCAGGCTTCGTCGATCCGGAGCCCGAAGATGGGGGCGATCTCCCCGATGTCCGACCCGTAGTGGCCGTGCATGAGGAGGAAGTGGTGGGAGGCGAGGCGGCTCAGGAGCTTCTTCCCGTCCTTCACCCGGACGACGCCGCCGGTGAGGCAGTCGGTCCCCGGCTGCTGGGAGTAGCCTTCGAGCTCGCCCTCGGCGACGGTCATCGTCGAGAAGTCGGAATGGATCTTCGCAAGGGTGAGGGGCCCCTCGGGGATCCGGGCGTCGATGGCGACGGCGTTCTCGTCGACGATGCGGAGGACCTTCTTCTTGAGGTTCCACTCGGTGGCGTAGGACTGGGGGATGAGGCCGGTGTAGCCGCAGTGGGCGACGAGGATGTAGTCGTCGGGGTTCCCCTTCACGGGGGGGAAAGCGGTCATCCGCTCGTGCCGCAGGGCGGCGTCGCCCATGAGGAAGGGATAGAGGTTCGTCATGAACGCGGGCGCGCCGAGCGACTTGTTCAGGATGTACTGGTTGAGCATCGAGATGACGTCGCCCTCGCAGCCCCAGATGAAGCCGCCCTCGAGGTGGAGCCGGTTCCAGGCGAGGCACGGGGTGCTGTCGCAGAAGTGGGACTCGTTGAGGCAGTTGATGCCGACGGCGCGGATCGAGCGGTCGGCGTCGAGGTCGCGCTTCACGGCCAGGTAGAGTTTCGTCGCGCTGTTGAGGGCGCGGTCGGAGAGGTCCTCCGTCGGGACGCCCCAGCTCCGGCGGGCCTCGACGGCGTCGGCGTCGGGGAGGGAGCGGGACCGCTCGCCGAGTTCCTTGAAGCTCCGCTTCTCGATCCGGATGCCGAAGCGGTCGGTCATCCGCTGGACGGCCTCGCTTTCCCACCAATAGAAGCGTTTGAAGATCGGGGCCTGCTGTCCCTCGCCGGGATTGTCCTGGTAGACGAGGAACTTCGTCCCGCGGAGCTCCGCGCGGACGCGGAGGGCGGAGAACATCTTCCGGGCCTGGGCCGGGCTGCGGGGGGCGAGGGTCGGGACGCCGGCCTCGCGGAGGTAGGTCATCAGC from Verrucomicrobium sp. GAS474 encodes the following:
- a CDS encoding alcohol dehydrogenase catalytic domain-containing protein, yielding MNAALLYEKEDLRLGTLPEPQIGEGEVLIRTGGASICGTDIRMWKNGHAFATPDQPLVIGHEMAGTIARVGAGVRGLQAGQRVCVAPNYNPVSSELTVAGEGYLDPDYRALGIHEHGAFAEYVRIPREAVLQGNLFPIPNHVSFAAAAMVEPLSCVYNNYEKARTGPGDVVLIVGAGPIGVMHAKLSKMVGAGKVIVNDRHEDRLALVRSIDPSFITICGDPGEELKRLTGGRGADVIITACSSADIQARAVELAAVNGRVLFFGGLPKGKSHVPLDTNLIHYKQLLVTGTTRQSLRQFQKTLALIADGLLVVDDLVTATYPLGEIQKAFAGAVSRTGGLKTAISFN